The proteins below are encoded in one region of Peptoniphilus sp. GNH:
- a CDS encoding elongation factor G: MKVYKTEQIRNLALVGHSGSGKTNLTEAMLFQSGVTKKLGNVSEKNTLSDFTKEEMERGSSIGTSIIPIEWRNYKINIIDTPGYMDFIGEAYSALRASEAALMVIDATSGIEVGTERMWKYTENIGLPRIIFVNKIDGENVNFRKLMEDFKKEFGKKVIPFSVPIGMGENFVGVTDVIFQKGFKYENGAPKEVELDHDQVKATERMYEEIAEVVAESDLDLMEKYFNGEKFTREDLLRGVKNALISGDAVPLLVGSAEKGIGIDILLNTCVNYMPAPNDPMAHSGFRYEDGEVRVIDEKGPFTATVFKSVTDPFVGKISIFKVIKGKLTKETALYNINKESPEKLGGLYSIRGKNQIELPEMYAGDIGATTKLQVTETGDTLTEKGNNVKIKKLKYPAPVLFYAIEPKTKGDEEKLSASLRRLREEDPSFVIERNSETKQLTIGGQGQVQLDVIIEKLKNMFGVEINKIPFIIPYRETIKATASVQGKHKKQSGGAGQYGDVWIRFEPCEEEFVFDEEVFGGAVPKNYFPAVEKGIIESKEHGVLAGYPVTNFKAVLYDGSYHDVDSNEMSFKLAANLAFKKGIQEAKPVLLEPIMSVEVSIPDIYLGDVMGDMNKRRGRILGMDQQADGTQLLIAEAPQAEMFEYSIDLRAMTQGRGTFTMEFARYEEVPGQIAEKIIEVAKKLKED, translated from the coding sequence ATGAAGGTTTATAAAACGGAACAGATAAGAAATTTAGCCCTTGTAGGTCACAGTGGAAGCGGAAAGACTAATCTTACTGAGGCCATGCTTTTCCAAAGTGGTGTTACTAAGAAACTGGGTAACGTGTCTGAAAAAAATACTTTATCAGACTTCACAAAAGAAGAAATGGAAAGAGGTTCTTCAATAGGCACTTCTATAATACCGATTGAGTGGCGTAATTATAAGATAAATATAATAGACACGCCCGGATATATGGACTTTATAGGCGAAGCTTACAGTGCTCTCAGGGCATCAGAAGCTGCTCTTATGGTTATAGATGCTACATCTGGCATTGAAGTCGGAACAGAAAGAATGTGGAAATACACAGAAAACATCGGACTACCAAGAATTATATTTGTCAATAAAATAGATGGCGAAAATGTAAACTTTAGAAAATTGATGGAAGACTTCAAGAAAGAATTCGGAAAGAAGGTAATTCCTTTTTCGGTTCCTATAGGAATGGGTGAAAATTTTGTTGGAGTTACAGATGTAATATTCCAAAAAGGTTTCAAGTATGAAAATGGAGCTCCAAAAGAAGTTGAACTTGATCATGATCAAGTTAAGGCGACAGAAAGAATGTATGAAGAAATCGCCGAAGTAGTTGCAGAATCAGATTTGGATTTGATGGAAAAATATTTTAACGGAGAAAAATTCACTCGTGAGGATTTATTAAGAGGGGTCAAAAATGCTTTGATTTCTGGAGATGCAGTTCCTCTTTTGGTGGGTTCAGCAGAAAAGGGAATAGGTATAGATATTCTTTTGAACACTTGTGTTAACTACATGCCCGCACCAAACGATCCAATGGCTCATTCAGGCTTTAGATATGAAGATGGAGAAGTTAGGGTTATTGACGAAAAAGGGCCTTTTACTGCAACTGTATTCAAATCTGTAACAGATCCATTTGTTGGTAAAATTTCAATTTTTAAAGTAATAAAAGGCAAACTGACAAAAGAAACCGCTCTTTATAACATAAACAAGGAGAGTCCGGAAAAACTTGGTGGCTTGTATTCGATTCGCGGGAAAAATCAAATCGAACTTCCAGAAATGTATGCAGGCGATATAGGCGCTACAACGAAGTTGCAAGTTACAGAAACGGGTGATACTCTTACTGAAAAAGGGAACAATGTAAAAATTAAGAAATTAAAATATCCAGCTCCAGTTCTATTTTATGCAATAGAGCCTAAAACTAAAGGTGATGAAGAAAAACTATCAGCTTCACTTAGAAGATTGAGAGAAGAAGATCCAAGCTTTGTAATTGAAAGAAATTCTGAAACTAAACAGCTTACAATAGGTGGTCAAGGACAAGTTCAACTAGATGTAATTATAGAAAAGCTTAAAAATATGTTTGGAGTTGAAATAAATAAGATTCCTTTCATAATTCCTTACAGAGAGACTATAAAAGCAACAGCATCTGTACAAGGTAAGCACAAAAAGCAATCTGGAGGAGCTGGTCAATATGGTGATGTGTGGATTAGGTTTGAGCCATGCGAAGAAGAATTTGTATTTGATGAGGAAGTTTTTGGAGGAGCTGTTCCCAAAAATTATTTCCCGGCAGTTGAAAAGGGGATAATAGAATCAAAGGAACATGGTGTTCTTGCTGGATATCCAGTTACTAATTTCAAGGCTGTCCTCTATGATGGATCCTATCACGATGTAGACTCCAACGAAATGAGCTTTAAATTGGCAGCTAATCTAGCTTTCAAAAAGGGAATTCAAGAGGCTAAGCCAGTTCTGCTAGAACCTATAATGAGTGTGGAAGTATCTATACCCGATATTTATCTTGGAGATGTAATGGGAGATATGAACAAGAGAAGGGGCAGAATATTAGGCATGGATCAACAAGCTGATGGAACTCAACTTTTGATTGCTGAAGCTCCTCAAGCAGAAATGTTTGAATATTCAATAGATTTAAGAGCCATGACTCAGGGAAGAGGAACTTTTACAATGGAATTTGCAAGATATGAAGAAGTACCCGGACAAATTGCTGAAAAAATTATAGAAGTTGCTAAAAAATTAAAAGAAGATTAA
- a CDS encoding histidine triad nucleotide-binding protein — translation MDCLFCKIINKEIPSDKLYEDDLVYAFKDIDPKAPVHFLIVPKKHIDSCDSLESEDKDLIGHIFLVAKKICRDLGVDESGYRIVNNCKEDGGQSVNHLHFHVLGGRSLQWPPG, via the coding sequence ATGGACTGTTTATTTTGTAAAATAATAAATAAAGAAATACCATCGGATAAATTATATGAAGATGATTTAGTCTATGCTTTTAAAGATATAGATCCAAAAGCGCCGGTTCATTTTTTAATAGTACCTAAAAAACACATAGATTCTTGTGACAGCTTAGAAAGCGAAGATAAGGATTTGATTGGACATATATTTTTAGTTGCTAAGAAAATTTGTCGAGATTTGGGTGTGGATGAAAGTGGATACAGAATAGTTAATAATTGTAAAGAGGATGGCGGACAAAGCGTAAACCATTTGCATTTTCATGTTTTAGGTGGGAGATCTCTTCAGTGGCCACCGGGTTGA
- a CDS encoding FprA family A-type flavoprotein, with protein sequence MYNIRKVAEDLYFVGGNDKRIELFENMFPIPDGVSYNSYLLMDEKTVLVDSVDWSIARDYIRKVEIVLDGRDLDYLLIHHMEPDHCGAIEEICIRYPNVQIISSEQAFQFMRQMGYHIPEDQLVIVKEGDTMSFGKHTLAFLEAPMVHWPEVLMSLDTYNGVLFSADGFGSFKSMDGKLFADEVDWERDWLDEARRYLTNIVGKYGPFIQDILRKAGPLLPKVKYICPLHGLVWRDNLGFFIEKYDKWSKYEPEEEGVLIVYASMYGNTANAAQELANNLVMKGVKKVEVYDVSKTDISYLIAKTFQYSHLVLASVTYNLGIYPKMKNFLHDLAALNVQNRTVGIIENGTWACTVGDKMEEFINENLKLFDVLSERVTINTSLNVANKNDMNSLEDSIVESMKNIRELKEKQAK encoded by the coding sequence ATGTATAATATCAGAAAAGTAGCAGAAGATTTATATTTTGTGGGAGGAAACGACAAAAGAATTGAACTGTTTGAAAACATGTTTCCAATCCCAGATGGAGTTTCTTACAACTCATATTTATTGATGGACGAAAAAACTGTTTTAGTAGATTCAGTTGACTGGTCAATAGCAAGGGACTATATAAGAAAAGTTGAAATAGTTCTTGATGGAAGAGACCTTGACTATCTTTTAATTCATCATATGGAGCCAGATCACTGCGGAGCAATTGAAGAAATTTGCATAAGATATCCAAACGTTCAAATTATATCTAGTGAACAAGCTTTCCAATTTATGAGACAAATGGGCTACCACATCCCAGAAGATCAATTAGTTATAGTAAAAGAAGGCGACACTATGAGCTTCGGAAAGCACACTTTAGCATTTTTGGAAGCTCCAATGGTTCACTGGCCTGAAGTTTTAATGTCTCTTGATACTTATAATGGAGTTTTGTTCTCAGCGGACGGATTTGGTTCATTCAAATCAATGGACGGAAAACTTTTTGCAGACGAAGTAGATTGGGAAAGAGACTGGCTTGATGAAGCTAGAAGATACCTCACAAATATAGTTGGAAAATATGGACCATTTATCCAAGATATCTTGAGAAAAGCTGGACCACTTCTGCCAAAGGTAAAATATATTTGCCCTCTACACGGACTTGTTTGGAGAGATAATTTAGGCTTCTTTATAGAAAAATATGACAAGTGGTCAAAGTATGAACCAGAAGAAGAAGGAGTTCTTATAGTTTATGCCTCAATGTATGGCAATACAGCAAATGCAGCACAAGAGTTGGCAAACAATTTGGTAATGAAGGGTGTAAAGAAGGTAGAAGTGTATGACGTATCCAAGACAGATATATCATACTTGATTGCCAAGACTTTCCAATATTCACATCTAGTACTTGCATCTGTAACTTACAACTTGGGAATCTATCCTAAGATGAAGAATTTCCTTCATGATTTAGCAGCTCTTAATGTTCAAAATAGGACAGTTGGTATAATTGAAAATGGAACTTGGGCTTGTACAGTTGGTGACAAGATGGAAGAATTCATAAATGAAAACTTGAAACTTTTCGATGTACTTTCTGAAAGAGTTACAATTAATACTTCTTTAAATGTTGCAAATAAAAACGACATGAACTCTCTTGAAGATTCAATAGTTGAATCAATGAAAAATATAAGAGAATTAAAAGAAAAACAAGCTAAATAA
- a CDS encoding DUF1836 domain-containing protein: MEINKNVVEFAKKMELVKLPRWEDLPNIDYYNFQICEFIKQHLFFMNEVFGDNYLTPTMVNNYVKNGIIDKPKNKKYSKAAIAKLIVVSCLKQVLEISDIGNGIDLLINLVGLEKAYEIFIKSLNDAFKSIFGSVSKGVYPLNLEIKNLDSSDINVSLACLALASKVLIKKLILEDGFVVRKNI; this comes from the coding sequence ATGGAAATAAATAAAAATGTAGTTGAATTTGCAAAAAAAATGGAACTTGTAAAATTGCCAAGATGGGAAGATTTGCCCAATATAGATTATTATAATTTTCAAATTTGTGAATTCATAAAGCAGCATTTATTTTTCATGAATGAAGTCTTTGGAGATAATTATCTGACACCAACAATGGTCAATAATTATGTAAAAAACGGAATCATAGATAAACCTAAGAATAAAAAATATAGTAAGGCAGCAATAGCCAAACTAATTGTAGTATCTTGCCTAAAACAAGTGCTAGAAATTTCTGACATTGGTAATGGAATAGACCTGCTTATAAATTTAGTAGGACTAGAAAAAGCTTATGAAATCTTTATTAAATCTTTAAATGACGCATTTAAAAGCATATTCGGTTCAGTATCTAAAGGAGTTTATCCGTTGAATTTAGAGATAAAAAATTTGGATTCATCTGATATAAATGTATCTTTAGCTTGCCTGGCCTTAGCATCCAAAGTTCTAATAAAAAAATTAATCTTGGAAGATGGTTTTGTAGTCAGAAAAAACATTTAA
- a CDS encoding acyl-CoA dehydrogenase family protein, with the protein MYRPNEAQEALRRKVREFAEAEVKPIAFSLDQNNEYPDEIVAKMAELGIMGLPYEKKYGGSEEGAVAYAIAVEELSRVDGGVGVILSAHTSLGSYPIEAFGNEAQKEKYLVPLAKGEKVGAFGLTEPEAGSDASGTQTTAELDGDYYILNGNKIFITNAPKADTYVVFAVTTPGIGTHGISAFIVEKGWEGFTFGDHYDKLGIRSSTTAELIFNNVKVPKENLLGQEGQGFRIAMQTLDGGRIGIAAQALGIAQGAYEAALAYAKERIQFGRPIAQQQAISFKLADMATKLRAARLMIYSAAEMKQNHENFGMEAAMAKMYASDVAMEITNDALQIHGGNGYLKGMEVERHYRDAKITQIYEGTNEIQRVVIASNIIGRLPKRGGSKGGPAPAAKQGPITGERKREIIKADTAQEAVDKLVASLKKDGYDFSVGIDIDTPISDAERVVSVGKGIGSAENLEKAKVLAHAAGAALGSSRPVAENMKLLPLERYVGMSGQKFRGNLYIALGISGASQHLKGIKDASTIVAINKNAGAPIFKNADYGIVGDMNEIMPLLAKALGTGEKKPAPPMKKVRRSKPRKLAPNYDVHVCVGCGYEYDPNVGDPEAEISPGTMFEKLPEDWVCPNCQEEKSGFIVENYPADRK; encoded by the coding sequence ATGTATAGACCAAACGAAGCACAAGAAGCATTGCGTAGAAAAGTAAGAGAGTTTGCTGAAGCTGAAGTAAAGCCCATAGCTTTTTCACTGGACCAAAACAATGAATATCCAGATGAAATTGTCGCTAAAATGGCAGAACTAGGCATAATGGGATTGCCTTATGAAAAGAAATATGGTGGAAGCGAAGAAGGTGCTGTTGCTTATGCAATAGCAGTTGAAGAACTATCAAGAGTAGATGGTGGTGTTGGTGTTATTTTGTCGGCCCATACATCTTTAGGATCATATCCTATTGAAGCTTTTGGAAATGAAGCTCAAAAAGAAAAATATTTAGTGCCTCTAGCTAAGGGTGAAAAAGTAGGGGCATTTGGACTTACAGAACCAGAAGCTGGATCTGATGCAAGTGGTACTCAAACAACCGCTGAATTGGATGGCGACTATTACATTTTAAATGGAAATAAGATATTTATAACAAATGCTCCTAAGGCAGATACATATGTTGTATTTGCAGTTACAACTCCAGGCATAGGCACTCATGGAATTTCAGCTTTCATAGTTGAAAAAGGATGGGAAGGATTCACATTTGGAGATCACTATGACAAATTGGGTATCAGATCTTCAACTACCGCAGAATTAATTTTCAACAATGTAAAAGTCCCAAAAGAAAATTTATTAGGTCAAGAAGGTCAAGGATTTAGAATTGCAATGCAAACTCTTGACGGTGGCAGAATAGGTATAGCAGCTCAAGCGCTTGGAATTGCACAAGGAGCATATGAAGCAGCTTTAGCTTATGCAAAGGAAAGAATTCAATTTGGAAGACCTATAGCTCAACAACAAGCTATATCATTCAAGCTTGCAGATATGGCAACTAAACTTAGAGCAGCTAGACTTATGATATATTCAGCAGCTGAAATGAAACAAAATCATGAAAACTTTGGTATGGAAGCTGCCATGGCAAAGATGTATGCATCTGATGTAGCTATGGAAATTACGAATGACGCACTTCAAATCCATGGAGGAAATGGCTATTTGAAGGGAATGGAAGTTGAAAGACACTACAGAGATGCTAAGATTACGCAAATCTATGAAGGAACAAATGAGATTCAAAGAGTTGTAATTGCATCAAATATTATTGGAAGATTGCCAAAACGTGGAGGTTCAAAGGGTGGGCCAGCTCCTGCAGCAAAACAAGGCCCCATTACAGGCGAAAGAAAAAGAGAAATAATAAAGGCTGATACTGCACAAGAAGCGGTGGATAAATTAGTCGCAAGCTTAAAAAAGGACGGATATGATTTTTCCGTAGGAATTGATATAGATACACCTATTTCAGATGCTGAAAGAGTAGTAAGTGTTGGTAAAGGTATAGGCTCAGCAGAAAATCTTGAAAAAGCAAAGGTTTTGGCTCATGCAGCTGGAGCAGCTTTAGGATCTTCAAGACCAGTAGCTGAAAACATGAAATTACTTCCACTTGAAAGATATGTTGGTATGTCTGGTCAAAAATTCAGAGGAAATCTTTATATAGCACTTGGCATATCTGGAGCATCTCAACATTTAAAAGGTATAAAAGATGCATCGACGATAGTTGCAATAAATAAAAATGCCGGAGCTCCTATATTTAAAAATGCTGACTATGGAATAGTTGGAGATATGAATGAAATCATGCCATTGTTGGCTAAAGCCTTGGGAACTGGAGAAAAAAAACCGGCACCACCAATGAAAAAAGTAAGAAGATCAAAACCAAGAAAGCTAGCACCAAACTATGACGTTCACGTTTGCGTTGGCTGCGGATATGAATATGATCCAAATGTAGGAGACCCAGAAGCTGAAATAAGCCCAGGAACAATGTTCGAAAAATTGCCAGAAGATTGGGTATGCCCAAATTGCCAAGAAGAAAAATCTGGATTTATAGTAGAAAACTATCCAGCTGACAGAAAATAA
- a CDS encoding N-acetyltransferase, whose amino-acid sequence MNFNIGNKIIYLGDSEENAIAKITWEDLGNGIINVNHTIVDESLQGQGIAGKLFDRLISYAKENNLKIKATCSYVVKKLETGKYKDIQAL is encoded by the coding sequence ATGAATTTTAATATTGGTAATAAGATAATCTATCTTGGTGATTCAGAAGAAAACGCAATTGCAAAAATCACTTGGGAAGATTTAGGAAATGGAATCATTAATGTAAACCACACAATCGTAGACGAAAGTCTTCAGGGACAAGGTATAGCTGGCAAATTATTTGATAGACTTATATCCTACGCTAAGGAAAATAATTTAAAAATAAAAGCTACTTGCTCATATGTTGTTAAAAAATTAGAAACAGGCAAATATAAGGATATACAAGCCTTATGA
- a CDS encoding MaoC family dehydratase N-terminal domain-containing protein: MKIYFEDYKLNEIVEIPPHLIEADEMINFAKLYDPRPMHLDEKAASKTQFKSIFASGLFTLSFAWGKYVEMIKDDSAIVAGMGIDDLSWIKPVYAGDTLRSTLEVIELVDLAPRNVGTIKIQFKTYNQKDELVLQAKVKWMSQKRK, encoded by the coding sequence ATGAAAATTTATTTTGAAGACTATAAATTAAATGAGATTGTAGAAATACCTCCACACTTGATAGAAGCAGATGAGATGATTAATTTTGCTAAATTATATGACCCAAGGCCTATGCACTTAGACGAAAAAGCAGCATCAAAAACTCAGTTCAAATCCATCTTCGCATCTGGCCTATTTACACTTTCTTTTGCTTGGGGAAAATATGTCGAAATGATTAAAGATGATTCAGCCATAGTTGCAGGCATGGGAATAGACGATTTGTCCTGGATTAAACCCGTATATGCCGGCGACACTTTAAGATCAACTCTTGAAGTAATTGAGCTTGTTGATTTAGCCCCAAGAAATGTAGGAACAATAAAAATTCAGTTTAAGACTTACAATCAAAAAGATGAATTAGTTTTACAAGCAAAAGTAAAATGGATGAGCCAGAAAAGAAAATAA
- a CDS encoding ribonuclease H-like domain-containing protein, with product MQKITHTLDNAIDLNEHSIVLDIETSGLSKNRDSIILIGVLYKKYNQIIIEQYYAEKFSDEIYLLEAAVELLNSFKKIITYNGDSFDLAFLNEKINFYGLKNLDIESFDLYKLIKNNRNVLGFKKMTQTYIESFLNFQRPFGDISGKGVIEIYKSYLKHKEGMQKILDHNFYDLLGLLNCLKVEDLIFKARTIKSHCGNFYYENFKVEKNLLSIRGKNLSSKNIYIENPVYNLIIDENSFNIDVFLQDGLYDESRVCKFVFRDNFLGLTDQSNIKFPQKLCLISLVGKNFEENILQICKIILENLC from the coding sequence ATGCAAAAAATAACTCACACTTTAGATAATGCCATTGATTTAAACGAGCATTCCATTGTTCTGGATATTGAAACAAGTGGCTTATCAAAGAATAGAGATTCCATTATTCTAATTGGAGTTTTATATAAAAAGTACAATCAAATAATTATAGAGCAATACTATGCCGAAAAATTTTCCGATGAAATTTATCTACTTGAAGCGGCAGTAGAGCTCTTGAATTCTTTTAAGAAAATTATAACTTATAATGGGGATTCTTTTGATTTAGCCTTCTTGAATGAGAAAATAAACTTCTACGGTCTTAAAAACCTCGATATTGAATCCTTCGATCTTTACAAACTAATAAAAAACAATAGAAATGTCCTTGGTTTTAAAAAAATGACCCAGACTTACATAGAAAGTTTTTTAAATTTTCAAAGACCATTTGGAGATATTTCCGGAAAAGGTGTTATAGAAATTTACAAATCTTATCTTAAACACAAAGAGGGTATGCAAAAAATTCTTGACCACAATTTTTATGATCTTCTCGGGCTTCTAAATTGTTTAAAAGTAGAAGATTTAATTTTCAAAGCAAGGACTATAAAAAGTCATTGCGGAAATTTTTATTACGAAAATTTTAAAGTTGAAAAAAATTTGCTATCTATAAGAGGAAAAAATCTAAGTTCTAAAAACATCTATATCGAAAATCCTGTTTACAATCTGATAATAGATGAGAATAGCTTTAATATAGATGTTTTTCTTCAAGATGGCCTCTACGATGAGTCTAGGGTTTGTAAGTTTGTTTTTAGAGATAATTTTTTAGGCTTGACGGATCAATCAAATATAAAATTTCCTCAAAAATTGTGCTTGATTAGTCTTGTAGGCAAAAATTTCGAAGAAAATATCTTGCAGATTTGTAAGATAATATTAGAAAATTTATGTTGA
- the mtaB gene encoding tRNA (N(6)-L-threonylcarbamoyladenosine(37)-C(2))-methylthiotransferase MtaB codes for MSENFIKRGYCRVEENEVADIYIINTCTVTNLSDRKSRQYIRRAKRLNSNSIIAVVGCYAQVSPEEVAAMKDVDIVIGTTERNKIVDLCEEFWETRQQINIVRDISDDKNFQDIKINEIDSMSRAYIKVQDGCNMFCSYCIIPYARGNIRSRSIDDCVREVQSLSEKGYKEVVLTGIHIASYGYDLGKDRLVDLIEEIAKTDIKRIRLSSVDPRIVTDDFIKRINSTNKVCDHFHLSLQNGSDRILKLMNRRYDTEEFYRKAQIIKTYYPDAGLTTDIIVGFPTENDEDFEKTLKFVEKIGFSRIHVFKYSPRRGTPAAEMKGQVDGNIKHLRSGKLIEKSRRLSEIFANKLIGKSFEVLFEEENEDYFFGYTSNYIRVKAKKDGRDLTNKIFNVIIKTDEEPCEVELREEI; via the coding sequence ATGAGTGAAAATTTCATAAAAAGAGGTTATTGCCGAGTTGAAGAAAATGAAGTAGCGGATATTTATATCATAAATACATGCACAGTTACAAATCTTTCAGATAGAAAGTCTCGTCAGTATATAAGAAGAGCCAAAAGATTAAATTCTAACTCGATAATTGCCGTTGTGGGTTGCTATGCTCAGGTGAGCCCCGAAGAAGTAGCTGCTATGAAAGATGTCGACATAGTCATAGGGACAACGGAAAGAAACAAAATAGTGGACCTCTGTGAAGAATTTTGGGAAACTAGACAGCAGATTAACATAGTTAGAGATATATCTGATGACAAAAATTTCCAAGATATAAAAATAAATGAGATTGATTCAATGTCGAGAGCCTACATAAAGGTTCAAGATGGCTGTAATATGTTTTGCTCATATTGCATAATCCCATACGCAAGAGGAAATATAAGATCAAGATCAATAGATGATTGTGTAAGAGAAGTTCAAAGTTTATCTGAAAAAGGATACAAAGAGGTAGTCCTCACAGGAATCCATATAGCTAGTTATGGTTATGATTTAGGCAAAGATAGATTGGTAGATTTGATAGAAGAAATTGCCAAGACAGATATAAAAAGAATAAGATTGTCGTCAGTAGATCCAAGAATTGTGACAGATGATTTTATTAAAAGAATAAATAGTACAAATAAGGTATGTGACCACTTTCATTTGTCTTTGCAAAATGGAAGCGACAGAATTTTAAAACTCATGAACAGGAGATATGATACAGAAGAATTTTATAGAAAAGCTCAAATAATAAAGACTTATTATCCAGATGCCGGGCTTACTACGGACATAATAGTAGGTTTTCCTACTGAAAATGATGAGGATTTTGAAAAAACTCTCAAATTTGTTGAGAAAATTGGATTTTCGAGAATTCATGTATTCAAATACTCCCCGAGAAGAGGGACTCCGGCTGCTGAAATGAAGGGTCAAGTAGATGGAAATATCAAACATCTGAGGTCTGGAAAATTAATTGAAAAATCCAGGAGACTTAGTGAAATATTTGCAAATAAGCTTATTGGTAAAAGCTTTGAGGTTCTATTTGAAGAAGAAAATGAGGATTATTTTTTCGGCTATACAAGCAACTATATAAGGGTGAAGGCAAAAAAAGACGGAAGAGATCTAACCAATAAGATATTTAATGTTATAATTAAAACAGATGAAGAACCTTGTGAAGTTGAATTAAGAGAGGAGATTTAA
- a CDS encoding lactate utilization protein: MINLIRVKNALYKNGFICDIFETGQDAVNFFMNFLKFCESIGMSGSVTLESLGLYDKLTDKGIKTFWHWRSDSFEETFKGAAAAKYYVSGANAITEDGKVFIVDANGNRVSSVSFGHEKVFFFVGRNKIVRDDQEARNRVRSLALPLNYKRYTDQLDGRDIRGKYENLKMEDMYSQELFLAKAPRYQDTYIFLINEDLGY, encoded by the coding sequence ATGATTAATTTGATAAGAGTAAAAAATGCGCTATATAAAAATGGTTTTATTTGTGATATTTTTGAAACAGGGCAAGACGCCGTAAATTTTTTTATGAATTTTTTAAAGTTTTGCGAGTCAATTGGCATGAGTGGTTCGGTGACTTTGGAAAGCTTGGGGCTCTATGACAAGCTTACTGATAAGGGGATTAAAACTTTTTGGCATTGGAGAAGTGATAGCTTTGAAGAAACTTTTAAAGGTGCTGCTGCAGCAAAATATTATGTATCTGGGGCTAATGCCATAACAGAAGACGGAAAAGTATTTATAGTAGACGCTAATGGAAATAGAGTTTCCTCTGTTTCATTTGGTCATGAAAAGGTCTTCTTTTTTGTAGGAAGAAATAAAATTGTAAGAGATGACCAAGAGGCTAGGAATAGAGTGAGAAGTTTAGCACTCCCGCTAAATTATAAGCGCTATACAGACCAATTAGATGGCAGAGACATAAGGGGCAAATACGAAAATCTTAAAATGGAAGATATGTACTCGCAAGAGTTATTTTTGGCAAAGGCTCCGAGGTATCAAGATACATACATTTTTTTAATAAATGAGGACTTGGGATATTGA